tgcagtctccacctcccgggttcaagcaattctcctgcctcagcctcctgagtagctgggattacaggcatccaccaccacgcccagctaatttttgtatttttaatagagatggtgttttgccatgttgaccaggctagtcttgaactcttgacctcaggtgatatgcccgcctcggcctcccaaagtgctgggattacaggcatgagccaccgtgcctggccataccttgcttttaattttacttttttcatctattctagaaataaaagaagaaatagtgttaattaaaaacaatatcatagttgtataaaggaaaaaggataaTTATGTCACTGCtgtcctttttccatttcttccagttAACATTGTATAACAATAATAGCAGTTTCAATTATGAGATAGGCCTAGAAAGTGGAGGGGAGAAAAGTATCAAGAAAACAAATTAGGACAATTTCCTAGAACCAAAGGACATGAGTTGCCATAACAAGGAGCCATTTGATGCCCAGCACAACAATGAAGACAGACCCATGTCAGAGACACTGTAAAACTTAAGAACACCAGGAACAAAGTTGTACAAaattccagaggaaaagaaatctcaTCTTATGAGGCAGGAATCTCAGTGACTTTATACTTTGCATCAGGAATGTTTGAAGCAAAAAGATACATtgccatgtgggcctctccacTGGACTTCTTAAGTGTGCTTATGCTAGAACAGCTGGATTTCCACAAGAGATGACCCAGGGTAGGGCAAGCAGAAGCCACAATGTTATTTATGGCCTTTGCTAGCACTAGCACCTTTTAAACTTTAACAATCTTTTTAATTCTTCCCAAACAAATCACAGTTCAATGGAATTAAGCCTACTTGCTTAGCatatagacaaaaagaaaaatgtaaaaaaggtaCTAATTTCCTAGCCTCATATTTTTCCATAACTTGCCCCAGAATGGAAGAGTCTAATGGTTTCCTATGTGTAACTTAAGCATGGACTTGGCTTATGATAGGCATGATATTAGTGGCTTCTCCTGATGAAGGCTCAGCTGTCCTCGCCTACTGTTATGAGAGGGACAAAGGGGAACAAATGTGTTACAGAGTATCACcattgtaaaataaatgtgataccAAAGCTGAAGTCCCAATCTGTGTAAAGGACTCAGATCTTTAATGGGGTTCCCCCAGCCTAACTACCCTCCATTAGAGGAAAATCAATTTCTGACCAAATCTACTCTCCCAAAGTCTAGTTCATGAAAAAGTATATGTAAGGCAAGGGGTAATGTCTATCTCTCACTAGCTTCTTTCCCTTCAAGAcccagagagagatggggaactTCATGTTTGCTGTCtcaatatttatcttttactttGAAAAACAACTTTAGAAAAAAAGCATATGTGTCAAGTTAGGTCCTGTAAATAGTAACAGTAtggtatatatttattcataatttttagtCAAAATGTTTGACCTCTGAGGGcctattatttatgttatttagcTGCTTGTGTATTTTTTTACAAGATATAAAAATTGCTTTTGGGACATATCACATGTCTGGGATggaaattatttcacttttttagtTCAACACtgaagttagatttttttttcaggcttttaaaataacctttattttttaaaagttaatatgtcCATTATAGGAAACCGAAAAACACAAGAAGCAAAGAACAAAGTCATTCACAATCACAAGCAGTTTATAGTCTGACATATGCTTCTAGATCCTGTGAGTAGGCACAATATCCAATTTCATGGGACTGAGATTGTACAGTATGTATCATGATTTTTCACACATCATGAATATTTACCAATTCAAAATCCCAAAGCTATATGAGTATTTTGATAACCAAGAATACACTACACCAACtcaaactgctaaaaaaaaaaaaaaagtaatcctgCCTTTCTTGGGACAAACATTTCATAGAAGACAAAAATGGCAACACGCCTCTAGATAAAAGCATTGGCAGAGTTCCGATTTAAATGCTGCATTCCCTTAATGctcaatttaaaatgaaacacacagCAACAGAATACACTAAGTATGTTTTTAAGAGAATGCATTAGCAGAGCTATAccattaaaatattagcaaagtaTATTTCCCTTGAATTACTTAATGTGTTCTTATAGTACAGCCAAAAGAGATGCATACATCAATGGCTATCAAaatgtaaacatggacatatatggACACATCTGCATACATCTCTGCCTGTATAATTCCTTCTGCCCCTCTGCTGCCAACCTAATGAACAAGTCCTGACATATACTGCTCAGAGGTGGCTTAACAATTCCATGTCCAAGATGCATCTTTTCTATCAATTATATTTACACATAGGCTAATTAcataatttgtaattatattaCAAATAGGCTAGGTATTTACAAATAGGCTAATTAACTAGCTCTAGTTTTTATCGTAAGTTGTCACCCCATTCGTAAAGCTTAGATGTTGCAAAACAATAACTTTGTCCACAATGAACACAGGCACTTTATTAAAAATGCTCATACAGACCTGTGGTTATCATCTAAAACCATCGTCTAGATATGGAGATACTAGCAAACAGCCCTTCCCTTcacccttcctcttctccctcttccaccATCCCAGTGACTAAGTATAGGATGTCTAGCTCCAAGAGGTGGACTAATAAAGGTCACTCCCAGAAGACAGGCCTTCCTAAAAACTAACAAAAGGACATTCACAAAGGGACTGATTTACTACATCTATTTTTAACATACTTTGAGCATTAAGACTTATCCTTTAATacacaatattaactaaaatgcACATATAGAACAATGTTTAGACCATCTGAACTAATCTCAGGAGCACAGAACCCTTCTCCCTGCATACCTCCTCTGCCCACCCCCGCTTCCCCCGCCCCAACCACCGAATGAATAGTCTGCATTCGCTCCTAAGCATCACCTTTTAACAATTCCATTCCCAAATGCAACCACTCCTAGGAAGTACTGAAAACAAATGCTTAGAGGGGTGTTACTTAAGCCCTCTACTTTTAACCTACattgtgcacttttttttttttgaaacggagtctcgctctgttgccaggctggagtgcagtggtgcgatctcggctcactgcaacctccacctcccaagttcaagcgattctcctgcctcagccttccgagtaactggggctacaggtggacaccaccacgaccagctaatttttgtatttttaatagagatggggtttcactatgctggccaagatggtctcaatctcttgaccccgtgatccgcctgcctcggcctcccaaagtgctgggattacaggtatgagccactgcaacagGCCGTTGTACACTTTTAAACACCTAGAAAGACTAGATGTTTCAAACTGGACTTAAGTTTTCCATTATATACACAGTAGCATTGAATAAATGGTATACATACATAACACAGACTGTCATTTGAGTGTCTTCTAAATAGGAACATTCTGGCCTAGAACCCTTCCCTTTCCCACCTCTACCAACCCCGTGGACAGCTGTAAGCCATCTGTAATGCTTAGGGGGGATTTTAACAATCTCACTTCTGTTTTTAAGAAGTCTTCCCTATGAATTTTAACACAAAGTGTACTCAATGTAGTAGTTTACTAATTCTACTTTTGTCATATACTGGCAACCTTTTTAACGTCGACTGGATGTAAATTAGGACTCCTATGTCCgcttatatacactatatacacaGCACAGTAAATGAAAATGCAGACATAAGGGACAATGGTCAATGTGCCTCCTCATAAACACACTGGACACTGGTAGAAAGCCCTTTGCACTTTGTGCTCCTCCTTCCCCCTGAACCAGCACAAATATCAAAATGTGTACTGCTCAGAGAATTGATCAATTTCCAAGACAATATTTCATATCAAAAGGATAGCTACAAAATGTGTTATTTACTACCTCTACTTTTAACATACTTTGTGCTTCTAAACATCTAGAAAGACTAGATGTTTCAAATAAGGACTTAAGTTTGTCCGCTATATACACAGTAGTGTTGAATAAACTACACACATGTAACAATGGGTATATCTGAAAGTGTCTTCTAAATAGGAACATTCTGGTCTAGAACCCTTCATTCCTTCCAACTCCTCTCCACCACCAACCTGGTGGATATAGGCACGTGTCACTTAGAGCTGATGTTATCTCACTTCCAAAAGTCCTTTTCAGAAGACAGCTTTTCTACAAATTTTAACAAAGTGTACAAAATGTGTTAGTTTACTAACTCTACTTCTGTCATACATTGGCAACCTCTTTAGTATCTAGAGACTAGATATTATAAAATCGGGACTCATTTGTCCATTATATACACAGTATAGCAAAGTTAAATGAAATGCATGTAACATATAGGCAATGGATTAagctgaaatttttaaataaacaatgtcAAAACACCATTTGCAAtttcttccctcccacctcccaggtggTTCAACAATTCCACTTCCAAACAGCATTTCCCATcagtttttaaaagctatttacaAAGTGTTATTCTACTACCACTTTTAAATACATCAAGCACTTCCAAATATCTAGAAAgactagatatttcatataacttGTCCACCACATACACAGCACTGTTAAATAAAATTGCACAAACATAACAATGGTTATCATCTGAGGTATCTTCTAAATGTGGCCATTTTGGCCTTGAAtcattccctcctcccttccttctctgcctTCAATCCAGTGGACAAGTACAGGCACATGTAATGCTTAGAGATGGTTGAACAAATTCCTATGCAAAAGTCATTTACAGAAGACAAGTTTTCGTATGAATTTCAACACAAAGAGTACAAAATATGCTAATTTTACTACATTGTCATACACTGGCAACCTCTTTAACATCTAGAGACTAGATGTTGAAAAATTAGGACTATTTGTccattatatacactatatacagagcaaaacaaaatgcacaaaacatatagaaaaatggtGTCTGAAAACGTCCAAGTATGAACACACTAGTATATTACCTTTTGCAATTTCTTCCCTCCCACTTCCTCTAAACCATTGAACAAGTATAGGCATTACTATACTGCTCACAAAGGTGGCTTCACAATTCAATTTCCAAAAGTATTTCCTATGAATTTTAGcaaaaagatatttacaaagtGGTATTTTACTACCTCTACATTTAACATACATTGGGCACTTCTAAACATCTAGATAGACTCGATGTTTCAAGTAAGGAGTTAATTTGTCTACTATGTATACAGCAGTCTTGAATAAACTGCAAACATGTAACAACAGTTATAATTTGAAAGAGTCTTCCAAATGTGAACATTCTGGCCTAGAACCCTTCCCATCTCCATCAACCCAGAATACATCAAATTTTCAGAAGACAATCTTTCCTAGGACTTGtaaaacaaaatgtacaaaatatattaGTTTACTAACTCTACTTTTGTCATACACTGGCAACCTCTTTAACATCCAGAAAGACTAGATGTTGTCAATTAGGGTTCGTCTGTcctttatgtacactatatacacagataagtaaaacaaaatgcaCAGAGATAATGATTCATCTTGCCTCGCTGTAAACAGGATGTCATAGAGCTCTCTgcacctccccctcctctctcttcccctgaACCACTGCACAAACACAATGAGCATTACTCAACAGGTGATTTGGCCATTCCCTCCAAAAAACATTTCCTATGATTTGTAACAAAAAGGTATTTACAAAATGTGATTTTGCTACCTCTAATTTTAACATATCAGGCACTTCAGAACATCTAAAAAGaatagacatttcaaaaaagCTTAGCATTGTCAACTATATACACAGTAGTgagaaataaaatgcacacaAAACAATGGATAGAATATGAAAATGTCTTCTAAATATGACCAGTCTAGCACAGaaccttcttctcttccttctcaggTCTTCCACCTCCATGTCATCTAACCCACTTAACAAACGTGGACGTATCGCTTCCAGAGGCTGTCTTAACAACTCCATTTCTAAAAGTCATCTCCAGAAGACATGTgttttctatgatttcttttaaacaaatgagaATTTACAAGATGTGTGACTTTCTAACTCTATTTTATCATATGTCGGCAACCTCTTTCCATCTAGAAGGGCTAGATGTGacaaatgttttctattaaaaGGTTGGGGTGAAGTTGAGAGCAGctttttcatattatatacaCAGGCCTTACATAAACGGCCAGTAAATCTTCCCAGAGGGTGGTGGGCATTTCCAACGGGCCAAACGTGGCCTGTCATTCTACCATTTCTCTCTTCTGACAGCAAAGTCTGGTAGAACAAAGACCAACCGCCCGATGGCCGCTAACCGTTCCACCCGTCGTCGTTCGGGACTTCGCTCACCTTCCAGGCCCCTTAAGGCCTTTGTCCGTTGTCGTCAGGACTAGGTAGGTCTCGCCCAATGGCGACAGAGTGGTCACCCGGGAACCGGATCTGCGCAGCTCCGTGGCCTAAAGAGGCGGCCGAGCCTGCTTGCGTCCCTAGGCCGCCTTCCCGGGCCCTCCACGCCTTAATGGCCTCCGCCGCGCGGCGTTCAAGCGGCCGCCATACTTTCCggcccaccacgcccggcgccGCCCAAAGGCGCTGCGTCCCAGCGACTCTGCGGGGGTTTCGTCGAGGCCCGGCAGGCTTGGGTCGGGAGACCCGGCGGCCGGCGGGGTCCCGTCGGGGAGACGCAGCCGCCGCCATCAGTCATCCAGGTGGGGTGGGAAAGAGAGGTTCGCTGCGGCTTCAAGGCCTGGGCACAGCCAGTGGGCAGCCACAGCAGCGGCCTCCGGTGTCTGCAGGGCAGAGGCCTCGGCCTGTCCCGGGGCCCCCCAGTTCACCCGCCGGCCCGGGTCCGGAGGGCCTGGAGGGCCCTGGAGGAGCGGGCTGCGTTCTGCGTCTCTCCGCGCTCTCTGCCAGACGGGAACTGAAGTTAGATTTTTGTatcaggaaatataaaaatatcttctgCTCTGCTCAGttgaatgttcatttttttctcatagcatcatgtttttttccttttctttataattaagaCAGTTCATCATGTATATAAAAATCACATACATgaaggcacacacatacacaaatgtactTGTCTTAGATATTCTCTTAGGTTCAGTTGggtttattaatatataaatattaacaggTAAAAATAAAGTAGTAATTGTTACAAGGATTGTTATAAGGCCTGTCACTCTGGAAGGCCACATTTGTGTCTCCAAAGTCCAGCACAACATTTTAAAGAAGGATGAATTTGAAAGTCATTGGATGAGACAAGTATGCTATCTTCATGACCCCTGAAAACATTTGAGTTTCACAGGTGATAAGATTTGTCAGCATTTCTGAGTATTTATTTGTGTcatattattgaaattaaaatttgacCATGGCATGTGAATTAAATAGGTTACCACTTTTTAATGTAGTAGAGAACAATAAAGTATTTATATTATGTCTTAGGCACTTAGTTTTAAAACCTCACCCACTTTCAGCATACAATTATGCTTTTAAAAggtttaagaaatataaaaagagcTGAAATGACTTAAAATATAGATTATAGAAAATACTAatagatgaaataaatatatttatgatgaAAAGAACAGataatattgatgaaagaatatTTGGAAATGGAAAGTAAAACACTAAATTAAATGTTGTAATCAATATAGATaagtatttgaaatgaaaaacgTATTTCAGCTGAGTATTTTTGCACTGAAAGATATTGGGCCTACAGTACAATATGTTAAATacatatagtaatatattattgATAATTATTAAGACTATGTACTAACACCTATCAAGATAAATAACACCAGCCATATATTTTTGGGGAGTTTATTTATTGGATCCCTTTTTACCCACAATATATAGTACAAATTCCATGAGGGTAAGAGTGTCTGCTTTGTCACTATGACAAAGTACTTGGTACTTAGCACATCATTTGTCATATTAAAGGTGCTTAATGAAATGAATATTTGTTACAAGAGTGGCCAGACTGCAAGTGCAGTTGACAGATCTGTGGTTCATTTGAGCCTATTAATCCTATTAAAATATTGCACAAACAATGCTTTATAGATAGAAGTGATTACTTTGCTGAAACAGAGGTATCAGATGGCACAGACTGTGCATGGACTGAAAGTATTTATTCATCAGCTGATTATGAAATCTAAACTTGTCATGTGAAAAAGTGATATAAGACTTTtaaggccaggcgccatggctcactcctataatcccagcatttgggaggccaaggtgggtggattatttgaggtcaggagttcgaaaccagcctgaccaatacggtgaaaccccgcctctactaaaagtacaaaaattagcctgatggcgtggtgggtgcctgtactcccagctacttgggaggctgaggcgggaaaatcgcttgaacccaggaggtgaaggtgaaggttgcagtgagccgagactgtgtcactgcactccagcctgggggacagagtgagactctgtctaaaaaaaaaagactttcaagtCCCAACttggcatatgaaaaaaaaaaatgatttgaaagaGTAAACTACAatgtttgaaaatgtaaatttaaaatcagACTATATCACTGAGGATCACCTGTGGTTGAAGCAAGTGATAATGAAGGCCTGGTGTATAGCATGAGATCGGGAATAGCCTCATGAATAAAACTGATGGGTCACTGGGATtggcagctagagaaaaggggGAGGAGACACAAAAATTCTGACCTGGTTAAGTTTGAGGTTAATGGTGCCATTGACTTTTCTAGGCACAGAGGAGAAGAAATAGATTTGGGAATAAATTATGAAATCCACTTGGgtactgggcacggtggctcacacctgtaatcccaggacttaaGGAGGCCACGGTggggacagatcacttgaggccaggagttccagaccagcctgggcaacatggtgaaaccccatctctactgaaaatacacacacacacacacacacacaattaaccaggcatggtggctcatgccagtggtcccagctacccaggaggctgaggcaccagaatcgcttgaggtggaggttgcagtgagccgagatcgcacctctgcactccagcctgagcaactgagtgagactctgtctcaaaaaaaaagacataaaaaaaaatccattttggaTGTGCTGACTTTGAGGTGCTTATAGGCATTCCAttgtaaaaattattcatttatttatctaaattTTGCTGCTCACTTGCTGAAACTTTTACtcaaactagagaaagaaaaaaatggcacaaAAGCACCTTTTGATCATCTTTACTAAATACAGGTTGTTATGGAACAATTATTAATCTCAGTCTGAAacctattgagaggtgacagcgtgctggcagtcctcacagccctcgctcgctctcggcgcctcctctgcctgggctcccactctggcggcacttgaggagcccttcagcccaccgctgcactgtgggagcccctttctgggctggccaaggccagagccggctccctcagcttgcagggacgTGGGGAGGGAGAGGCCCCAGCGGGAACCgaggctgcgcgcggcgcttgtgggccagctggagttccgggtgggcatgggcttggcaggccccgcacttggagcagccggccggccctgctggccccgggcaatgaggggcttagcacccgggccagtggctgcggagggtgtactgggtcccccagcagtgccagcccaccggtgcTGTGctgatttctcgccgggccttagccgccctcccgcggggcagggcttgggaccagcagcccgccatgcctgagcctcccaccccctccgtgggctcctgtgcggcccgagcctcccagATTAGCGCGACCCCCTGCTGCACGGCGCCCAGtgccatcgaccacccaagggctgaggagtgccggCGCAccgcgcgggactggcaggcagctccacctgcagcccaggtgcgggatccactgggtgaagccagctgggc
The Pan troglodytes isolate AG18354 chromosome 10, NHGRI_mPanTro3-v2.0_pri, whole genome shotgun sequence genome window above contains:
- the LOC134807576 gene encoding uncharacterized protein LOC134807576 — protein: MAAAASPRRDPAGRRVSRPKPAGPRRNPRRVAGTQRLWAAPGVVGRKVWRPLERRAAEAIKAWRAREGGLGTQAGSAASLGHGAAQIRFPGDHSVAIGRDLPSPDDNGQRP